One window from the genome of Hydra vulgaris chromosome 02, alternate assembly HydraT2T_AEP encodes:
- the LOC136076936 gene encoding uncharacterized protein LOC136076936 isoform X2, translating into MSKIIKISYLLKFMPVVLAVDDNLFTLKSKVSSKINVLPDDFDLMFSDMVLEDEMIVALPNPCEIVIKVIESDPSFQRISYEPTFLQMLNTFPIYSQENSPGTSKSSPQSSFILQPQSMNVQATVQSPLSLEIGVKVCSCGFMSENNARMDRHLGISSICKIVCKICNASFKSTRGVSRHICKKNEKVLPFPKIKIDSQTTLAIKLCGQLRVPSTTVNTIFSISANMLLNIRKLIKEEHFHTFDKYFLQVDILSNKYQREKF; encoded by the exons atgtctaaaataattaaaatttcctatttattaaaatttatgccAGTGGTTTTGGCTGTAGATGATAATTTGTTCACGCTTAAATCTAAGG TGTCCTCAAAGATCAATGTACTGCCAGATGACTTTGATTTGATGTTTTCTGACATGGTGTTAGAAGATGAGATGATAGTTGCTCTTCCTAATCCATGTGAAATCGTTATCAAGGTTATTG AATCAGACCCATCATTCCAAAGAATATCATACGAACCGACATTTCTTCAAATGTTAAACACATTTCCAATTTATAGCCAAGAAAATTCTCCTGGTACAAGTAAAAGCTCGCCACAATCATCGTTTATTTTGCAGCCACAAAGTATGAATGTCCAAGCTACTGTCCAGTCTCCACTTTCTCTAGAGATTGGAGTTAAGGTATGTAGCTGTGGATTTATGTCGGAAAATAATGCACGTATGGACAGACATTTAGGTATAAGTTCAATAtgtaaaattgtttgtaaaatttgtaatgCCTCATTTAAATCAACAAGAGGAGTATCAAGgcacatttgcaaaaaaaatgaaaaagttttaccTTTTCCAAAGATAAAAATAGACTCGCAAACAACATTAGCAATTAAACTATGTGGTCAGTTGAGAGTGCCTTCAACAACTGTCAATACAATATTTAGTATTTCCGCCAATATGTTACTTAATATTCGGAAGTTAATAAAAGAAGAGCATTTTCATACTTTTGACAAGTATTTTTTACAAGTGGATATCCTTAGTAATAAATatcaaagagaaaaattttaa
- the LOC136076936 gene encoding uncharacterized protein LOC136076936 isoform X3: MLIPLSIHSYMSSKINVLPDDFDLMFSDMVLEDEMIVALPNPCEIVIKVIESDPSFQRISYEPTFLQMLNTFPIYSQENSPGTSKSSPQSSFILQPQSMNVQATVQSPLSLEIGVKVCSCGFMSENNARMDRHLGISSICKIVCKICNASFKSTRGVSRHICKKNEKVLPFPKIKIDSQTTLAIKLCGQLRVPSTTVNTIFSISANMLLNIRKLIKEEHFHTFDKYFLQVDILSNKYQREKF; the protein is encoded by the exons ATGCTAATACCTTTAAGTATACATAGTTACA TGTCCTCAAAGATCAATGTACTGCCAGATGACTTTGATTTGATGTTTTCTGACATGGTGTTAGAAGATGAGATGATAGTTGCTCTTCCTAATCCATGTGAAATCGTTATCAAGGTTATTG AATCAGACCCATCATTCCAAAGAATATCATACGAACCGACATTTCTTCAAATGTTAAACACATTTCCAATTTATAGCCAAGAAAATTCTCCTGGTACAAGTAAAAGCTCGCCACAATCATCGTTTATTTTGCAGCCACAAAGTATGAATGTCCAAGCTACTGTCCAGTCTCCACTTTCTCTAGAGATTGGAGTTAAGGTATGTAGCTGTGGATTTATGTCGGAAAATAATGCACGTATGGACAGACATTTAGGTATAAGTTCAATAtgtaaaattgtttgtaaaatttgtaatgCCTCATTTAAATCAACAAGAGGAGTATCAAGgcacatttgcaaaaaaaatgaaaaagttttaccTTTTCCAAAGATAAAAATAGACTCGCAAACAACATTAGCAATTAAACTATGTGGTCAGTTGAGAGTGCCTTCAACAACTGTCAATACAATATTTAGTATTTCCGCCAATATGTTACTTAATATTCGGAAGTTAATAAAAGAAGAGCATTTTCATACTTTTGACAAGTATTTTTTACAAGTGGATATCCTTAGTAATAAATatcaaagagaaaaattttaa
- the LOC136076936 gene encoding uncharacterized protein LOC136076936 isoform X1 — protein MRSTLISVFPLAVVPCAREDLCMLHTQANHHQHIKDLKSVTSKKSKLYWSRFYSINYESALLLITAFDIIENAPHDPMHILLEGLVPHELCLLLRLHICEKRIYSLAALNSFIIQFPYLYSEGRDKPNICPTTFDISGSQTSAQILILARIIPLFIGQYSNSNDPHYVNFLDLLQILQLTLSPITTYRTILDLETLIEKHNKSFSLLWPNNLIPKHHFLLHFVGQMHRFGPLKNQFCMTFEAKHNKIKSVRWNNFKNIAKSVCQYLRWNTVSNFLDDNVQLIPYPFMAKTKHLKKELLLVQLYTKLVILFRQLILINFIRSLTFNLVA, from the coding sequence ATGCGTTCTACGTTAATATCAGTTTTTCCACTTGCAGTTGTACCTTGTGCCAGAGAAGATTTGTGTATGTTACATACTCAAGCAAACCACCATCAACATATCAAAGATCTCAAGAGCGTGACaagtaaaaaatctaaactCTATTGGTCAAGATTTTATAGCATAAATTATGAGAGTGCACTTTTATTAATCACCgcttttgatattattgaaaacGCACCACACGATCCCATGCACATTTTGCTTGAAGGACTAGTGCCCCATGAACTGTGTCTTCTGCTGCGATTGCATATTTGTGAAAAACGTATATACTCATTAGCTGcacttaatagttttattattcagTTTCCTTATTTATACTCTGAAGGCAGAGATAAGCCCAATATTTGTCCAACTACCTTTGATATTTCAGGGTCTCAAACATCTGCTCAAATTTTGATTCTTGCTCGTATCATTCCACTTTTTATTGGACAATACAGCAATTCCAATGATCCTCATTATGTTAATTTTCTTGATCTTTTACAAATCCTTCAACTTACTTTGTCACCGATAACTACATATAGAACTATTTTGGATTTAGAAACTCTTATTGAAAAGCATAACAAATCATTTTCTTTATTGTGGCCAAATAATCTGATaccaaaacatcattttttacttcattttgttGGACAAATGCATCGATTTGGTccactaaaaaatcaattttgtatgaCTTTTGAAGCAAagcacaataaaataaaaagtgtacgttggaataactttaaaaacattgccAAATCAGTTTGTCAATATCTTCGATGGAACACAGTTTCAAACTTCCTTGATGATAATGTTCAACTGATACCTTATCCTTTTATGGCAAagactaaacatttaaaaaaagaattgttattGGTTCAATTGTATACCAAGTTGGTGATATTATTTCGACAATTGATTCTTATCAACTTTATAAGATCACTGACCTTCAACCTAGTTGCGTAA